The following are encoded in a window of Anaerolineae bacterium genomic DNA:
- a CDS encoding methyltransferase domain-containing protein, whose translation MHSLDKAILRLRDDPRYADLVRDAYLDRDVVAAARRFCQSAEFAAVLGLLKERVKNAVILDLGAGAGIASYAFAVHGARQIYALEPDASDEVGRGAINRLCGPYPIEPIDAFGEDIPLPEAVVDIVYARQVLHHTRDLPQVMLECARVLKPGGILLACREHVVDNDVQLAQFLANHPIHQLAGGENAYRLPQYLDAIQRADLEVRQVFGPWDSLINAFPVVRTQEELEHFPQIMYRRKLGQLGDMISRLPGATTLAWMRIKRPRPGRMYTFLAVKP comes from the coding sequence ATGCACTCTCTTGATAAAGCTATCCTTCGCTTGCGGGACGACCCTCGCTACGCCGATCTGGTGCGAGATGCATATCTGGATCGAGATGTGGTTGCCGCAGCCCGGCGCTTCTGCCAGTCTGCTGAATTCGCGGCAGTATTGGGTCTGCTGAAGGAGAGGGTCAAGAACGCGGTGATCCTTGATCTGGGCGCTGGAGCAGGGATCGCGTCGTACGCGTTTGCAGTTCACGGGGCACGGCAGATCTATGCGCTGGAGCCTGACGCCTCGGATGAAGTTGGGCGGGGGGCAATTAACCGGTTGTGCGGGCCATACCCGATCGAGCCAATCGACGCTTTCGGCGAGGATATCCCCCTGCCTGAGGCCGTTGTGGACATTGTCTATGCGCGCCAGGTGCTCCACCACACCCGCGATCTGCCGCAAGTCATGCTGGAATGTGCCCGTGTGCTCAAGCCGGGTGGTATCTTGCTGGCCTGTCGTGAGCACGTAGTCGATAACGACGTACAACTAGCGCAGTTCTTGGCCAACCATCCAATTCATCAACTTGCTGGTGGCGAAAATGCCTACCGTCTTCCTCAGTATCTTGACGCTATCCAGCGTGCTGACTTGGAGGTCCGGCAAGTGTTTGGCCCCTGGGATAGTCTGATCAACGCCTTTCCGGTAGTGCGCACCCAGGAGGAACTGGAACACTTCCCGCAGATCATGTACCGACGCAAGCTGGGGCAGTTAGGCGATATGATCAGTCGTCTGCCAGGTGCAACTACGCTGGCCTGGATGCGAATCAAACGGCCCCGGCCCGGTCGGATGTACACCTTTCTAGCAGTCAAACCCTGA
- a CDS encoding class I SAM-dependent methyltransferase has translation MSKISLQRWQQAQRWEQDHWDRSIAKGKRWRNLGPLKTLIKNLVEGGRGDDRNHWWAEKFENYHYVPHHLNNVVEFGCGPFTNLRIILQGREARHVFASDPLAKHYVSYNGFHLSNKWKAREYLIDDHPLEEAPFASDYFDLVVCINVLDHVRDPDMCLTQLARVVAPTGLIILGQDLTNEDDLKAVEQFAKETGSDIGHPHSFSDSEYLLSYFRNYDDVLKKVLPREEGLAPFAHFGTLIYVGRKIQDD, from the coding sequence ATGTCGAAAATATCCCTGCAAAGATGGCAGCAAGCCCAGCGCTGGGAACAGGATCACTGGGATAGGAGCATCGCCAAGGGGAAACGTTGGCGAAATCTGGGGCCGTTGAAGACCCTGATCAAAAACCTTGTGGAAGGCGGACGAGGCGATGACCGCAACCATTGGTGGGCCGAGAAATTTGAGAACTATCACTACGTTCCACACCACCTAAACAATGTCGTTGAATTTGGTTGCGGACCTTTTACAAACCTGCGCATTATCCTGCAAGGCCGAGAAGCACGCCATGTGTTTGCCAGCGATCCACTGGCAAAGCACTATGTGAGTTACAACGGTTTTCACCTGTCAAACAAATGGAAAGCACGAGAATATCTCATTGATGATCATCCCCTTGAGGAAGCGCCATTTGCCAGTGACTACTTTGATCTTGTTGTCTGTATAAATGTGCTGGATCATGTTCGGGATCCTGATATGTGTTTGACTCAGCTAGCTCGTGTTGTTGCTCCAACAGGGTTGATAATACTGGGACAGGATTTGACTAATGAGGATGATCTGAAGGCTGTTGAGCAATTCGCTAAAGAAACAGGCTCAGATATCGGGCATCCGCATTCGTTCAGCGACAGCGAGTATTTACTCAGCTATTTTCGTAACTATGATGATGTGTTGAAGAAGGTGTTGCCAAGGGAAGAAGGTCTTGCACCTTTTGCTCATTTTGGAACACTCATTTATGTTGGCAGAAAGATACAGGATGATTAA
- a CDS encoding glycosyltransferase family 4 protein produces the protein MTRVHFIYPHGPCISAPDTIGRNIGKRLNEQGYDVLYYDWDSVESIKPGQDDVLLGHPHPFPWTIFNRSIRNKGWKRVIALAPYSHGMPNAVAHLEKVISYCDLFLAITGNYWFSGISESLYAHWLPKMIHVDLAVDRTDFPVIKHRFNRPGQRTFLYIGGTSIYKNTTYLAHIAKRLPGMMFSWIGRGKPIPGVKALGYLDFSDQASREVVASHDFLITVGRSDANPTTVLEAMAWGLIPICTPESGYINYPGIINVPLDNLDRVAEILEWLQILPEQKLKKLQILNWQLLDTHFNWDRVAEQIVQAIHDDASPVIEKASCKQRLTIQWHYWTSPYSFLAPRNTKHTTRSLLSLLQLEILSRF, from the coding sequence ATGACAAGAGTGCATTTCATCTACCCGCACGGCCCGTGCATTTCTGCTCCGGACACCATTGGGCGCAATATTGGCAAGCGTCTAAACGAGCAAGGGTATGATGTCTTGTACTATGATTGGGATAGTGTAGAGAGCATCAAACCAGGGCAGGATGACGTGTTACTTGGGCATCCGCACCCCTTCCCTTGGACAATCTTCAACCGCAGCATACGTAACAAAGGATGGAAGAGGGTTATTGCCTTGGCGCCATATTCTCATGGGATGCCCAACGCAGTTGCCCATTTGGAAAAGGTTATCTCCTATTGTGACCTGTTTCTGGCCATCACCGGCAATTATTGGTTTTCGGGCATCAGCGAATCGTTGTACGCCCACTGGCTCCCTAAAATGATTCATGTTGATCTGGCTGTAGACCGTACTGACTTCCCTGTAATCAAACACAGGTTCAACCGGCCAGGGCAACGGACATTCCTGTACATTGGCGGTACCTCAATCTACAAGAACACCACTTATCTGGCGCACATTGCGAAGCGCTTACCAGGGATGATGTTTTCGTGGATTGGCCGCGGCAAACCCATTCCAGGAGTAAAAGCTCTCGGATACTTAGATTTCAGCGACCAGGCTTCCCGAGAGGTTGTTGCTTCACATGATTTCCTGATTACTGTTGGCCGATCCGATGCAAATCCCACCACAGTCCTTGAAGCAATGGCCTGGGGGCTGATTCCAATCTGCACTCCCGAGAGTGGATACATAAATTACCCTGGTATCATCAACGTACCATTAGACAACCTTGATCGTGTGGCAGAGATATTGGAATGGCTTCAGATACTGCCTGAGCAGAAATTAAAGAAATTGCAAATCCTGAACTGGCAGCTGCTTGATACACACTTCAACTGGGATCGCGTCGCTGAGCAGATTGTGCAAGCGATTCATGATGATGCCTCTCCAGTAATAGAAAAGGCGTCCTGTAAGCAAAGACTTACAATTCAATGGCATTATTGGACTTCACCTTATTCCTTTCTAGCCCCCAGAAATACCAAACACACTACTCGCAGTTTACTGAGCTTGCTGCAGCTAGAGATCCTTTCAAGGTTTTGA